A genomic region of Brevibacillus sp. JNUCC-41 contains the following coding sequences:
- a CDS encoding spore germination protein: protein MPAIVGPVQIFNIAEGNLLFGDAAVISPKSSSKSVAGSGSSNTAAIVFTANGLNGSNVLDVNGVDQPITGNN, encoded by the coding sequence ATGCCAGCTATTGTCGGTCCAGTCCAAATATTCAATATCGCGGAAGGAAACCTGCTATTCGGGGATGCAGCCGTTATTTCGCCAAAATCTTCGAGCAAATCTGTCGCCGGATCTGGTTCATCTAACACAGCTGCCATCGTTTTTACGGCCAATGGCCTGAATGGTAGCAATGTCCTTGATGTCAATGGGGTCGACCAGCCCATTACAGGGAATAATTAG
- a CDS encoding spore germination protein GerPE, which yields MSKVKSISTQTILFSSTMQIGDCSYIDGKSFALAIQKKSETFDSVDVHFEDYDIFKKPIYIPRSNEPVISRFSNPNPFIRVGNVDIIGVSSSSVVGVGNVGHARMESRVKHIREIPKKPEETPIEGSTDTT from the coding sequence ATGTCCAAAGTAAAGTCTATATCTACCCAGACAATTCTTTTTAGCTCCACCATGCAGATTGGAGACTGTTCTTATATTGACGGAAAATCATTTGCCTTGGCAATCCAGAAGAAAAGCGAAACTTTCGATTCAGTGGATGTTCATTTCGAAGACTATGACATTTTTAAGAAACCAATTTATATCCCTAGATCGAATGAACCCGTCATATCAAGATTTTCAAATCCGAATCCCTTTATTCGTGTTGGCAACGTCGACATAATCGGGGTATCATCTTCATCTGTTGTCGGTGTGGGGAACGTAGGCCATGCACGTATGGAATCAAGAGTGAAACACATTCGGGAGATTCCTAAAAAACCCGAAGAGACACCAATTGAGGGTTCAACCGATACCACTTAA
- a CDS encoding spore gernimation protein GerPD produces MEFNVTNHQLCVGEIKVIGVASSALFLIGDVQTVQLSSAFDTPPESLIIGPVVPFAPKG; encoded by the coding sequence ATGGAGTTTAATGTAACCAATCACCAGCTTTGCGTAGGTGAAATTAAAGTTATCGGTGTAGCAAGCTCTGCTTTATTTCTAATAGGGGATGTGCAAACGGTCCAACTATCTTCCGCATTCGATACACCGCCGGAATCCCTTATCATCGGACCAGTCGTCCCATTTGCTCCAAAAGGATAA
- the gerPC gene encoding spore germination protein GerPC yields MNQDLYSYSIQMQCFLEAQDKRIMKLEHELKRLTDELAELKNKPPIHVERIEYKFDQLKVESLDGTLNIGLNPTDLNNIDEFAVNNQPVQPAPNLFPGREILVEEIHNDILSDLENMIHDAENQLKISLEPSYHDFIKQDVERQLHQRINMYFDNLSYAERAPQQRDNIKEMIREKVKSDIQTALFQFITHSQAETGGNPNGV; encoded by the coding sequence GTGAATCAGGATCTATATTCATATTCCATACAAATGCAGTGTTTTCTTGAAGCCCAGGATAAACGGATCATGAAACTTGAACACGAACTCAAACGCCTGACGGATGAACTTGCCGAACTAAAAAACAAACCGCCAATCCATGTAGAAAGAATTGAATATAAATTCGATCAGTTAAAGGTCGAATCTCTGGATGGTACATTGAATATCGGTTTAAATCCAACTGATCTAAACAACATTGACGAATTTGCCGTTAACAACCAACCTGTTCAACCTGCCCCTAACCTATTTCCAGGCAGGGAGATCCTCGTCGAGGAAATTCACAACGATATACTTTCAGACTTGGAAAATATGATTCACGATGCGGAAAACCAACTGAAAATATCATTGGAACCCTCTTATCATGACTTTATTAAGCAGGACGTCGAACGCCAGCTGCATCAACGAATCAATATGTATTTCGATAATCTTTCGTACGCGGAACGTGCGCCGCAGCAAAGGGATAATATCAAGGAAATGATCAGGGAAAAGGTAAAATCCGATATTCAAACCGCACTATTTCAATTCATAACCCATTCACAAGCCGAGACAGGAGGAAATCCAAATGGAGTTTAA
- a CDS encoding spore germination protein GerPB: MIFNIHQTIQINMIKIQSIANSSVFQIGSAGVIKPYSTLANTGGFTEPAPGVAADVTPVTSFVPFNRPKS; the protein is encoded by the coding sequence ATGATCTTTAATATTCACCAGACCATACAAATCAATATGATAAAAATTCAAAGCATCGCCAATTCATCCGTTTTTCAAATAGGAAGTGCCGGGGTAATTAAACCATATTCCACATTAGCCAATACCGGTGGATTCACTGAGCCTGCTCCTGGAGTTGCAGCTGATGTAACCCCAGTAACCAGTTTCGTCCCATTTAATCGTCCTAAATCATAG
- a CDS encoding spore germination protein gives MPAIVGVVQVINASNSGIVHIGDVFKISPYSIAKTFSGAGSFNTGESISLYNAYSTTNTNDTDGIDQPLVLNL, from the coding sequence TTGCCGGCCATCGTAGGAGTCGTTCAAGTCATCAATGCCAGTAACAGTGGAATTGTCCATATTGGTGACGTCTTTAAAATTAGTCCATATTCCATTGCAAAAACTTTTTCGGGTGCTGGCTCGTTTAATACAGGTGAATCCATATCCCTATATAATGCCTATAGCACCACAAATACAAATGATACAGATGGTATTGATCAGCCACTGGTCTTAAATCTCTAA
- a CDS encoding long-chain-fatty-acid--CoA ligase, with the protein MNVPLVLSHFLDRAALLYGDKKAIIGDDKVLTYLELNGRVNQLSNGLRDLGVKKGDKVAYLAPNSIEMLEGFYGVFQLGAVIVPLNIRLRPADYVFILNHSESKVLFVDQELYHLISPVKDELESVEHIIVHYKNEEINETDYNHWLEGYDNKCFNRESVDENDVSSLLYTSGTTGNPKGVMLTHRNNYLHALGAMHHFRVNDRDTYLHVLPMFHVNGWGAPFYYTANGATQVCLRKTSPEMIFEALQKHKVSIMHMAPTVLNSLFQYYERNVPNIEQDIRIVVAGSAPPPAFVTRVEKELGWEFIQIYGMTESTPVSLISLIRSEFDDLSEKEKYRMKAKAGYPIIGSEVKVIRDNGEEVAHDGVDIGELIVRSHGVMLGYWKNEEATRQTLINGWLHTGDMATIDENGNVDIVDRKKDIIISGGENISSIEVEGILYEHPDILEAAVIAVPHEKWGETPHAFIVPKTGVKLTEDDIRTFTREKLAHFKSVTSVSFVDELPKTASGKIQKIHLRNDYWESKGKIGRFVN; encoded by the coding sequence ATGAATGTACCATTAGTTTTATCGCATTTCTTGGATCGGGCAGCCTTACTATATGGCGATAAGAAAGCCATCATTGGAGATGACAAGGTTTTAACATACTTAGAGCTGAACGGCCGTGTAAACCAGCTTTCGAATGGTTTAAGGGACCTTGGAGTCAAAAAGGGTGATAAGGTGGCATATTTGGCACCTAACTCAATTGAAATGCTTGAAGGCTTTTATGGTGTCTTTCAGCTTGGGGCAGTAATCGTTCCATTGAATATCCGTTTGAGGCCTGCCGATTATGTATTCATTTTGAACCATAGCGAGTCAAAGGTCCTTTTCGTAGATCAGGAATTGTATCATCTAATTTCCCCTGTCAAGGATGAACTTGAATCGGTGGAGCACATAATCGTTCATTATAAAAATGAAGAGATCAATGAAACCGATTACAACCATTGGCTGGAAGGTTATGATAACAAGTGCTTCAACCGGGAGTCCGTGGATGAAAATGATGTTTCGAGCCTCCTTTATACTAGCGGGACCACAGGAAATCCCAAAGGGGTGATGCTGACTCATCGGAATAACTATTTACATGCCCTGGGTGCGATGCATCATTTCAGGGTCAATGACCGCGATACATATTTGCATGTACTGCCGATGTTCCATGTGAATGGGTGGGGTGCCCCATTTTATTATACGGCAAATGGCGCCACTCAAGTTTGTTTGAGAAAAACCAGCCCCGAAATGATATTTGAGGCATTGCAAAAACATAAGGTTTCCATAATGCATATGGCACCAACTGTTCTGAATTCCCTGTTTCAATATTATGAACGGAATGTTCCGAATATCGAGCAGGATATCCGAATCGTCGTTGCGGGTTCCGCACCGCCTCCTGCATTTGTTACAAGGGTGGAAAAAGAGTTAGGCTGGGAATTCATTCAAATTTACGGAATGACTGAATCAACACCGGTTAGTCTGATATCGCTGATTCGTTCTGAATTCGATGATCTTTCGGAAAAAGAAAAATACAGAATGAAGGCGAAAGCCGGTTATCCCATCATAGGCAGTGAGGTAAAGGTCATTCGTGACAATGGTGAGGAAGTGGCCCATGATGGCGTGGATATCGGGGAGCTCATCGTCCGCAGTCATGGAGTGATGTTAGGTTATTGGAAAAATGAAGAAGCGACAAGACAGACACTGATAAATGGATGGCTGCATACAGGGGATATGGCCACAATCGATGAAAATGGCAATGTTGATATCGTTGACCGCAAAAAGGATATCATCATTAGTGGCGGAGAAAATATCTCTTCCATAGAGGTGGAAGGAATACTCTACGAACATCCTGACATTCTTGAGGCGGCAGTCATTGCCGTTCCGCATGAAAAGTGGGGAGAGACGCCGCATGCCTTCATTGTGCCAAAAACGGGCGTGAAATTAACGGAGGATGATATAAGGACCTTTACACGAGAAAAACTAGCTCATTTCAAATCAGTTACCAGTGTGTCGTTCGTCGATGAACTCCCAAAAACGGCATCAGGGAAAATACAAAAAATCCATCTCCGTAATGATTACTGGGAATCTAAGGGGAAAATTGGCAGATTCGTTAATTGA
- a CDS encoding MFS transporter: MKRIHYSWVILIITFFSIIVAGIVRSSSGVFIVPFESEFGWDRSVISLAFAISLFLYGLSGPFMAALIEVLGLKKMMVLAMSTLLAGIFLTFFMEHEWQLILIWGIIIGLGSGVFLTVLSPYVANRWFEKRRGLAVGILTASTATGQLILLPVLAIIIENYSWRWAIGLILILSLIMLAIILLFMKNNPMEVGTLPYGLEEESQEAVIVRKKNPIAMAFQSLIEAVRVKEFWLLAGSFFICGLSTSGLIGTHFISYCISFGLPVVTAASMLSFMGIFDLIGTTVSGWLSDRFDNRWLLFWYYALRGASLVLLPFALNEGSIGLLIIFSVFYGLDWIATVPPTISISRQVFGVEKSGIVYGWIFAAHQVGAAVAAYGGGLIFKIFNSYTWAFFLAGIFCLLGSLFVILIKKQKAVTKVKDSAMEL, translated from the coding sequence TTGAAACGTATTCATTATAGCTGGGTTATTTTAATCATAACCTTCTTCTCGATTATTGTAGCGGGAATCGTTAGGTCATCATCGGGAGTATTCATCGTACCATTTGAAAGTGAGTTCGGGTGGGACCGGTCCGTCATTTCTTTAGCCTTCGCCATAAGTCTTTTTCTTTATGGATTATCGGGTCCATTCATGGCCGCTCTAATTGAAGTGCTTGGATTGAAGAAAATGATGGTATTGGCCATGTCCACTTTATTGGCAGGGATTTTCCTCACTTTTTTCATGGAGCATGAGTGGCAGCTCATTTTAATTTGGGGAATCATCATTGGCTTGGGTTCTGGAGTGTTTTTAACGGTCTTGAGCCCATATGTGGCAAATCGTTGGTTCGAGAAGAGGCGTGGGCTGGCGGTCGGGATACTGACGGCAAGTACAGCCACAGGCCAGCTCATTTTACTTCCGGTTTTAGCCATCATCATTGAGAATTATTCATGGAGGTGGGCGATCGGATTAATATTGATCCTTAGCTTGATCATGCTGGCAATCATCCTTTTATTCATGAAAAACAATCCGATGGAAGTTGGCACTCTTCCATATGGATTAGAAGAGGAAAGTCAGGAGGCAGTTATAGTCCGAAAGAAGAACCCCATTGCCATGGCTTTTCAGTCATTGATTGAAGCAGTGAGGGTGAAGGAATTCTGGTTATTGGCAGGGAGCTTTTTTATATGCGGACTTTCAACTAGCGGGTTGATCGGCACACATTTCATTTCTTACTGCATTAGTTTTGGTTTACCTGTTGTTACGGCAGCATCAATGCTATCTTTCATGGGAATTTTTGATTTAATTGGTACGACTGTATCCGGGTGGTTATCAGATCGTTTTGATAACCGTTGGCTGTTGTTTTGGTATTATGCTCTAAGGGGTGCTTCCCTCGTATTACTTCCATTTGCGCTAAATGAAGGCTCAATCGGTCTATTGATCATCTTCTCCGTTTTTTATGGCTTGGATTGGATCGCCACCGTTCCTCCGACCATAAGCATTTCACGACAAGTCTTTGGCGTGGAGAAAAGCGGGATTGTATACGGTTGGATATTCGCCGCCCATCAGGTGGGGGCAGCAGTGGCGGCGTACGGTGGAGGGCTTATCTTCAAAATATTCAATTCCTATACATGGGCATTCTTCCTTGCAGGAATCTTTTGCTTATTGGGCAGCTTGTTTGTCATACTGATAAAAAAGCAAAAAGCGGTCACGAAAGTTAAAGATAGTGCAATGGAGTTATAG
- a CDS encoding DUF418 domain-containing protein, with protein sequence MRGTMVPLQENKRIVSIDVLRGLAILGIFLVNMPSFHSPLLYIDGEERWSGGWDRILYRFSDIVAQASFYPLFAFLFGFGAIILAVRAEEKGISFPLLYMKRLSFLLILGCFHAFFIWHGDILINYAVFGFAFLFFYKMKGRNLILLGSVCYVLPFAILGSLFLILGIFDREGMAITTDSAMMKQSLEVYQSGTLADIMSQRALDWYMVNNPYNAIILFLSIFPFFLIGAGVAKQGILQNPTQYKRQLKMISIVSLLLGMSIKILPYVTVYHFGTIFVQDYLGGPLLTIFYITAIALLAEQAGAFRLLHPLSYIGRMSMSNYLFQSMVSTAIFYSYGLGLYGSVSYTTGFVFLIALFCLQILLSLMWMGLFKYGPVEYIWRLVTYGKKPVMRR encoded by the coding sequence ATGAGGGGCACAATGGTGCCATTGCAGGAAAATAAACGGATCGTAAGCATCGATGTTTTACGTGGATTAGCCATTTTAGGTATTTTTTTAGTGAATATGCCTTCTTTCCACTCTCCGCTCTTGTACATAGATGGTGAAGAGCGGTGGTCAGGGGGATGGGACAGGATTTTGTACAGATTCAGTGATATTGTCGCACAGGCCAGCTTTTATCCGTTATTCGCCTTTCTGTTCGGTTTCGGGGCAATCATACTAGCTGTAAGGGCTGAAGAAAAGGGCATTTCATTTCCTTTACTATATATGAAAAGGCTAAGTTTCCTGCTGATACTTGGATGCTTTCATGCCTTTTTCATTTGGCATGGGGACATCCTCATTAATTATGCTGTATTTGGGTTTGCCTTTTTATTTTTTTATAAAATGAAGGGCAGGAATTTAATTCTACTAGGCTCGGTTTGTTATGTCCTGCCTTTTGCGATATTGGGTTCACTATTTCTTATATTGGGCATTTTTGATAGGGAAGGGATGGCAATAACGACTGATTCGGCGATGATGAAACAGTCTTTGGAAGTTTATCAATCTGGTACATTAGCGGACATAATGAGTCAAAGGGCACTGGATTGGTATATGGTGAACAACCCTTATAATGCCATTATCCTTTTTTTATCGATTTTTCCGTTTTTTTTAATTGGTGCAGGCGTTGCAAAACAAGGCATTCTCCAAAATCCAACCCAATATAAACGACAATTGAAAATGATTTCGATTGTAAGCTTGTTATTGGGCATGTCAATTAAGATTCTGCCATATGTGACGGTTTACCATTTTGGTACGATATTCGTGCAAGATTATTTGGGAGGACCATTACTTACGATTTTTTATATCACGGCAATTGCGCTTTTGGCGGAACAGGCAGGGGCTTTCCGCCTCTTACATCCGCTTTCGTATATCGGAAGGATGTCGATGAGCAATTACTTGTTCCAATCGATGGTAAGTACGGCCATTTTTTATTCATATGGACTTGGTTTATATGGATCCGTCTCTTATACGACAGGATTTGTTTTCTTAATAGCCCTGTTTTGCCTGCAAATTCTGCTTTCCTTAATGTGGATGGGGCTGTTTAAATACGGACCGGTTGAATATATATGGCGTTTGGTTACATATGGTAAAAAACCGGTTATGCGCAGGTAG